A portion of the Diceros bicornis minor isolate mBicDic1 chromosome 20, mDicBic1.mat.cur, whole genome shotgun sequence genome contains these proteins:
- the LOC131418866 gene encoding LOW QUALITY PROTEIN: uncharacterized protein LOC131418866 (The sequence of the model RefSeq protein was modified relative to this genomic sequence to represent the inferred CDS: inserted 16 bases in 12 codons; deleted 3 bases in 3 codons; substituted 22 bases at 22 genomic stop codons) has protein sequence MKESLGPLEEGAHTLPKIYTVNLSPGRHQRDPGPFTSVTVDXRKANNQTFXGLLDTGSELTXIQXRPKHHCGPPVRIRAYGGQAINGIXAQFSITVXPEGPQTHPGKHITPVPECVIGIGTHSSWQNPHVDSLICTVRAIMLGKAKLKPLSLLLLRKIINXKQYFIPRGIAETSATIKDLKDAGVVTPTTSPLNSPIWAVQKTDGSWRMTVDYCKIXCVVTPIAAAVPDVVSLLQQINTSPGTWYTAIDPANAFSSISVRMAHQKQFALSWQGQKYTFTVLPQGLINSSVLXHNLVHRDLDLLSLPQDITLVSDIDDIMLTKPSEQEVATLLHLLVRYLHVKECNITPTKIQEPSTLVKLLGIXWCGASQDIPSKVKDKLLHLASPHTKKERQGLADLFGFWRQCIPHLGVLLQPAYXVVCKAASFKXGPEXEKALXQVQAAVQAALLLEPYDPAASMVIEISMADRDAGXSLWHVPIGGSQHRPLGFWSKVLSSSTDNYSPLRKLLACYWTLVETECLTMSHQVTMQSELPIMNWVLSELPSHKVGCAHQHSIIKWKWYTHDWAXAGPKDTSKLHEEVSQMPMVPTSVTLPFLSXLVPVASWGXPYNQLTEVEKTQAWFTDSSAXYGSTTXKXIAAALQPLSGTSLKVSGEVKSSQWAELXAPDYITHFAXEKKWQDVQLYTDSWAVANSLAGWPGTWKERDYKIIDKDIWGKVMSTDLXWAKNLKVFVSHVNAYQRVTSTKEDFNNQEDRMSCSMDTSQPLSPITPVITQWAHEXSGHSGKDGGYAWAQQHRLPFTKANLVMTTAECQIYQQQRPTLSPXYSTIPXGNXAIWLQVDYIVLLPCHGIPHSTASDQGTHFTVKEILQWAHAHGIHWSYHDSPHPKAAGXIEWENGLLKTQFQCQLGGNTLQGWDKVLQKAVHALNMCPTCTVYPIAIHGSRNQXVDLGVAPLAITSSDPLVKFLLPVLVTLCSAGLEVLVLKRGMLPPGDTTMILQNWKLSLPPGHFAPIAPLSQLAKKGVTEMIGLTDSDYQGKIGLLLHNGGXWNTGDPLGCLLVPPCPXKTTGKLQQPNPSRTTDGPDPSGMKVXVTLPGKELWLAELLAGGKGNAEWAVERGTYKYQLXPCDQLQK, from the exons ATGAAGGAGAGCCTTGGTCCCCTTGAGGAAGGAGCCCATACACTACCAAAAATTTATACTGTTAATCTTTCTCCTGGCCGTCACCAAAGGGACCCAGGGCCTTTTACCAGTGTAACTGTAG TGAGAAAAGCAAATAATCAGACCTTTTAGGGACTACTGgacactggctctgaactgacaTAAATCCA GAGACCAAAACATCACTGTGGCCCACCGGTCAGAATAAGGGCTTATGGAGGTCAGGCAATCAATGGAATTTGAGCTCAGTTCTCTATCACAG AACCAGAGGGCCCTCAAACACATCCTGGGAAACACATTACCCCAGTTCCAGAATGCGTAATTGGGATAGGTACACACAGCAGCTGGCAGAATCCCCATGTTGATTCCCTGATCTGTACAGTGAGGGCTATTATGTTGGGAAAGGCCAAGTTGAAGCCACTATCACTGCTTCTACTCAGGAAAATAATAA CAAAGCAATACTTTATTCCTAGAGGGATTGCAGAGACTAGTGCCACCATCAAGGACTTGAAAGATGCAGGGGTGGTGACTCCCACCACATCCCCACTAAACTCACCTATTTGGGCTGTGCAGAAGacagatggatcttggagaatgacagtggattattGTAAGAT CTGCGTGGTAACTCCAATTGCAGCTGCTGTACCGGATGTGGTTTCACTGCTTCAGCAAATTAACACATCCCCTGGTACTTGGTATACAGCTATTGACCCAGCAAATGCCTTTTCCTCCATTTCTGTCCGTATGGCCCACCAGAAGCAATTTGCTCTTAGCTGGCAAGGCCAGAAATATACCTTCACTGTCCTACCTCAGGGACTTATCAACTCTTCAGTCCTATGACATAATTTAGTTCACAGGGAtcttgatctcctttcccttccaCAAGATATCACACTGGTCAGTGACATTGATGATATTATGCTGACCAAACCTAGTGAGCAAGAAGTAGCAACTCTTCTACACTTATTGGTAAGATATTTGCATGTCAAAGAGTGCAACATAACTCCAACAAAAATTCAGGAGCCTTCTACCTTGGTGAAACTTCTTGGCATCTAGTGGTGTGGAGCAAGTCAAGATATCCCTTCTAAGGTGAAAGATAAGTTGTTGCATCTGGCTTCTCCTCATACCAAAAAAGAAAGGCAAGGACTAGCAGacctctttggattttggaggcaatGTATTCCTCATTTGGGTGTGTTGCTCCAGCCCGCTTACTGAGTGGTCTGTAAAGCTGCTAGTTTTA TAGGCCCAGAATAAGAGAAGGCTCTGTAACAGGTCCAGGCTGCTGTGCAAGCTGCTCTGCTACTTgagccatatgatccagcagctTCGATGGTGATTGAA ATATCAATGGCAGACAGGGATGCTGGTTAGAGCCTTTGGCACGTCCCTATAGGTGGATCACAGCACAGGcccttaggattttggagcaaagtCCTGTCATCCTCCACAGATAACTACTCTCCTTTGAGAAAGCTCTTGGCCTGCTACTGGACCTTGGTAGAGACTGAATGCTTAACCATGAGCCACCAAGTTACCATGCAATCTGAGCTGCCAATCATGAACTGGGTGTTGTCTGAACTACCAAGTCATAAAGTTGGGTGTGCACATCAGCActccatcatcaaatggaagtggtATACACATGATTGGGCCTGAGCTGGCCCTAAAGACACAAGTAAGTTACATGAAGAAGTGTCCCAAATGCCCATGGTCCCCACTTCTGTTACATTGCCTTTTCTCTCCTAGCTTGTACCTGTGGCCTCATGGG CTCCCTACAATCAGCTGACAGAGGTAGAGAAGACTCAGGCCTGGTTTACAGACAGTTCTGCATGATATGGAAGCACCACCTGAAAATAGATAGCTGCAGCACTACAGCCCTTATCTGGAACATCCCTGAAGGTCAGTGGTGAAGTGAAATCTTCCCAGTGGGCAGAACTTTGAGCACCTG ACTATATCACTCACTTTGCTTGAGAGAAGAAATGGCAAGATGTACAATtatatactgattcatgggcTGTAGCTAATAGTTTGGCTGGATGGCCAGGGACTTGGAAGGAACGTGATTACAAAATTATTGACAAAGACATTTGGGGAAAAGTTATGTCAACAGACC TCTGGGCAAAAAACCTGAAGGTATTTGTGTCTCATGTGAATGCCTACCAAAGGGTGACCTCAACAAaggaggattttaataatcaagagGATAGGATGAGCTGTTCTATGGATACTAGTCAGCCTCTTTCCCCAATCACACCTGTCATCACCCAATGGGCTCATGAATAAAGTGGCCATAGTGGCAAGGATGGA GGTTATGCATGGGCTCAGCAACATAGACTTCCATTCACCAAGGCCAACCTGGTTATGACCACTGCTGAGTGTCAAATCTaccagcagcagagaccaacatTGAGTCCCTGATATAGCACCATTCCCTGAGGTAATTAAGCTATCTGGTTGCAGGTTGATTACATTGTACTACTTCCGTGTCATGGTATTCCACACAGCACTGCTTCTGATCAAGGAACCCACTTCAcagtaaaagaaatactgcaatgggcccatgctcatggaattcactggtcttaccatGATTCCCCCCATCCTAAAGCAGCTG TTATAGAGTGGGAgaatggccttttgaagactcagtttcAGTGCCAACTAGGTGGAAATACCTTGCAGGGCTGGGACAAAGTTCTCCAGAAGGCTGTACATGCTCTGAATATGTGTCCAACATGTACTGTTTATCCCATAGCCATTCATGGGTCCAGGAATCA AGTAGACTTGGGAGTGGCACCACTTGCTATTACCTCTAGTGACCCACTAGtaaaatttttgcttcctgttctAGTGACTTTATGTTCTGCTGGCCTAGAGGTCCTAGTTCTAAAGAGAGGAatgcttccaccaggagacacaacaATGATTCTACAGAACTGGAAGTTAAGTTTGCCACCTGGCCATTTTGCACCCATAGCGCCTCTGAGTCAACTGGCAAAGAAGGGAGTAACTGAGATGATTGGGTTGACTGATTCTGACTACCAAGGGAAAATTGGACTGCTACTCCATAACGGAGG GTGGAATACAGGAGATCCCTTAGGTTGTCTCTTAGTACCACCATGCC ATAAGACCACTGGAAAACTACAACAACCCAATCCAAGCAGAACTACTGATGGCccagacccttcaggaatgaaagtTTGAGTCACTCTACCA GGTAAAGAACTATGGCTAGCTGAGTTGCTTGCTGGAGGTAAAGGGAATGCAGAATGGGCAGTGGAAAGAGGTACCTATAAGTACCAG